From Sphingobacteriales bacterium:
CGGTAAAATTTCCGGATAAAATTTGCTGTCGCGCCTGTGTAACCAAATCTAAGTAAAAACCCAAATTGTGTAAGGAGGCCAACTGAGGGCCAAGCATTTCGCCGGCTTTAAATAGGTGGCGCAAATATGCTTTGGTATGGTATTGGCTTGTTGGGGTGGTGCTTTGTGCATCAATTGGGGTAAAATCGCGCTCCCACTGTTTATTTTTTATGTGTAAAACGCCTTGCCAAGTATATAACAGGCCATGTCTTGCATTGCGGGTAGGCAAAACACAATCGAACATATCAATACCAAGCGCAATGCTTTCGAGGATGTTTTCGGGGGTGCCTACGCCCATTAGGTAGCGCGGTTTGTTGTGGGGCAAAATTTGGCAAACAAGGTCGGTCATAGCGTACATATCGGCGGCTGGCTCGCCTACCGACAAGCCACCAATGGCATTAGCAGGACAGTTTTGCTGGGCTATAAACTCGGCGCTGCGGGTGCGCAAATCGGGGTAGGTGCTGCCCTGTACAATGGGCATCAGCGTTTGTTGGTAGCCATAAAGCGGCTGCGTTTGGTTAAACCTTGTTATGCAGCGTTGCAACCAGGCATGGGTTAAGTGCATAGAGTTTTGTGCATACGGGTATTCGCAGGGGTAAGGGGTGCACTCGTCAAAAGCCATTATAAAATCAGCGCCAATTATGCGTTGGGTATCCATCACATTTTCGGGGGTAAACAAATGCCTTGAGCCATCAATATGCGATTGAAACTTTACGCCTTCGGGGGTAATTTTTCGCATAGTTGCCAACGAATATACCTGATAGCCACCGCTATCGGTTAGCATAGGGCGTTGCCATCCCGTAAAAGCATGCAGCCCTCCGGCAGCTTTAATAACTTCTAAT
This genomic window contains:
- the tgt gene encoding tRNA guanosine(34) transglycosylase Tgt produces the protein MVFEINKSDAHSNARAGTITTQHGQIATPIFMPVGTNGAVKAVHRHELANDIKAQIILGNTYHLYLRPGLEVIKAAGGLHAFTGWQRPMLTDSGGYQVYSLATMRKITPEGVKFQSHIDGSRHLFTPENVMDTQRIIGADFIMAFDECTPYPCEYPYAQNSMHLTHAWLQRCITRFNQTQPLYGYQQTLMPIVQGSTYPDLRTRSAEFIAQQNCPANAIGGLSVGEPAADMYAMTDLVCQILPHNKPRYLMGVGTPENILESIALGIDMFDCVLPTRNARHGLLYTWQGVLHIKNKQWERDFTPIDAQSTTPTSQYHTKAYLRHLFKAGEMLGPQLASLHNLGFYLDLVTQARQQILSGNFTAWKAAILPKLRQKLGS